One window of the Rufibacter radiotolerans genome contains the following:
- a CDS encoding sulfatase-like hydrolase/transferase — translation MMLRILFLFFAVSFAVQAQESKPNILWIVSEDNSPFIGAYGDTYATTPHIDKLASQGVLFTNAFSAAPVCAPARFTLITGMYASSMGTQQMRSNYPVPAFVKFFPGYLKQAGYYTSNNAKKDYNTKDQPRVWDESSDKATYLNRKPGQPFFAVFNIGTSHESQIHKPAKKLRHDPKKAPLPPYHPRTPEMEQDWALYYDKIEAMDATVGQLLQDLEKAGLADNTIVFYFSDHGGVLGRSKRFLYESGLRVPLVIRFPPKYAHLAPGKPGTKSDRIVSFIDFAPSILSLAEVPLPGYLQGKPFLGKQQTAAQTLAFAFRGRMDERNDLSRSVRDKKYRYIRNYMPHKRYGQHQEYQWHAASMASWEAAYLAGKLNPVQAAFFQTKPPEELYDVIKDPHNIHNLAGQKELQPVLLRLRAANRKWLTDTKDAGFIPEAMIAQISKKEAVYDYIRGGKFPWEKVLATAEMASEKKTAHLPELTKRLQDPEPVVRYWAALGCTFLGKEAAPAKNALNKLLQDPEVTVQLSAAEALYALGEKETIIPVLQAALLHQNDMVRVQALEVIEAMGPEAAPLLSNVRALVARDSNQAGNDIKVASYLLKKQAAN, via the coding sequence ATGATGCTACGGATTCTGTTTCTTTTCTTTGCGGTAAGCTTCGCCGTGCAGGCCCAGGAGAGCAAACCCAATATTCTCTGGATTGTAAGTGAAGACAATAGCCCGTTTATTGGTGCCTATGGAGACACCTATGCCACCACGCCCCACATTGATAAACTGGCCAGCCAAGGGGTGCTGTTTACCAATGCCTTTTCGGCGGCCCCGGTTTGTGCCCCGGCCCGGTTTACGCTTATCACAGGTATGTACGCGTCCTCCATGGGTACCCAGCAGATGCGCAGCAACTATCCGGTTCCGGCCTTCGTGAAGTTTTTTCCGGGGTATTTGAAGCAGGCAGGCTATTACACCTCCAACAACGCCAAGAAAGACTATAACACCAAAGACCAGCCTCGGGTGTGGGATGAATCCAGTGACAAGGCCACGTACCTGAACCGAAAGCCGGGGCAGCCCTTTTTTGCGGTGTTCAACATTGGCACCTCCCATGAAAGCCAGATCCACAAGCCCGCCAAAAAGCTGCGGCATGACCCCAAAAAAGCCCCGTTGCCCCCGTACCACCCGCGCACCCCAGAAATGGAGCAGGACTGGGCGCTGTATTATGACAAAATTGAAGCCATGGATGCCACAGTGGGCCAACTGTTACAGGATCTGGAAAAGGCCGGGTTGGCAGACAATACCATCGTGTTTTATTTCAGTGACCACGGCGGCGTGCTGGGCAGAAGCAAGCGGTTTTTGTATGAGTCTGGGCTGCGGGTGCCCCTGGTGATCAGGTTCCCGCCCAAATATGCGCACCTGGCGCCCGGTAAGCCGGGCACCAAATCTGACAGAATCGTTTCCTTCATAGATTTCGCCCCATCCATTTTGAGCCTCGCAGAGGTCCCCTTGCCAGGTTACCTGCAGGGCAAACCGTTCCTGGGTAAACAGCAAACCGCGGCGCAAACTCTGGCCTTCGCTTTCAGGGGCCGCATGGATGAGCGCAATGACCTGAGCCGGTCGGTGCGGGATAAAAAGTACCGTTACATCAGAAATTACATGCCGCATAAAAGGTACGGCCAGCACCAGGAGTACCAATGGCATGCCGCCTCCATGGCCTCCTGGGAAGCTGCCTACCTGGCTGGTAAGTTGAACCCCGTGCAGGCGGCGTTCTTCCAGACCAAACCCCCTGAAGAACTGTATGACGTGATAAAAGACCCCCACAACATCCATAACCTGGCCGGGCAGAAAGAACTGCAACCCGTATTGCTGAGGCTGCGCGCCGCCAATAGAAAATGGCTCACAGACACCAAAGACGCCGGCTTTATTCCGGAGGCTATGATTGCGCAGATCTCCAAAAAAGAGGCCGTATATGACTACATCAGGGGCGGCAAGTTTCCCTGGGAAAAGGTGCTTGCTACCGCCGAGATGGCCTCGGAGAAAAAAACCGCCCACCTGCCGGAGCTTACCAAAAGGCTTCAGGACCCTGAACCCGTGGTGCGGTATTGGGCCGCTCTGGGCTGTACCTTTCTGGGCAAGGAAGCAGCGCCCGCTAAAAACGCCTTGAACAAGCTGCTGCAGGACCCGGAGGTAACGGTGCAACTGTCCGCCGCCGAGGCCTTGTACGCCCTCGGGGAGAAGGAAACCATTATACCTGTCTTGCAGGCGGCCTTGCTACACCAGAATGATATGGTGCGGGTGCAGGCGCTGGAGGTAATAGAAGCCATGGGCCCAGAGGCGGCTCCTTTACTGTCCAACGTGCGGGCACTGGTGGCCAGAGACTCTAACCAAGCGGGTAATGATATCAAAGTGGCCAGTTACCTGCTTAAGAAACAAGCGGCTAATTAA